One stretch of Marinobacterium iners DNA includes these proteins:
- a CDS encoding CBS domain-containing protein, with product MIHQQRVEDLMQPVPHPLHVEMTLAEAVDLILQSGQSGLPVVDDEYRVCGFVSEHDCVGYLISGSYHCDSRIQVRDIMFSEPLCASPGENIIDQVQKMGGDKPKTWPVVGKDGRLAGVISRRSIMRALNASMKACRTRL from the coding sequence ATGATTCATCAGCAACGCGTAGAGGATTTGATGCAGCCTGTACCCCATCCGCTGCACGTGGAGATGACGCTGGCCGAGGCGGTGGATCTGATACTGCAGTCTGGCCAGAGCGGTTTGCCCGTGGTTGATGATGAGTATCGGGTGTGTGGCTTTGTGTCCGAGCATGATTGTGTCGGTTATCTAATCAGCGGCAGTTACCACTGTGATAGCCGGATTCAGGTGCGCGATATCATGTTCAGCGAGCCGCTGTGTGCCAGCCCCGGAGAGAACATTATTGATCAGGTGCAGAAAATGGGCGGTGATAAACCCAAAACTTGGCCGGTCGTGGGCAAGGACGGTCGGCTGGCGGGGGTGATTAGCCGTCGTTCCATCATGCGTGCGCTTAATGCCAGCATGAAAGCCTGCCGCACGCGCCTCTGA
- a CDS encoding HAD family hydrolase: protein MSLAIFDLDHTLIGGDSDHAWGEFLCRKGVVDETEYRAANDRFYEEYLRGEMDIHQFLNFALNPLAQHSPEQLDRWHAEFMHECIEPIILPKAEALLQQHREQGDFLLIITATNRFVTAPIAQRLGVDDLLATDPEMINGRFTGKVAGTPCFQGGKVTRLQQWLKQTGHSLKDSWFYSDSNNDLPLLEVVDNPVATNPDERLRTTAEARGWPILQLME, encoded by the coding sequence GTGAGCCTGGCGATTTTTGATCTGGACCATACCCTGATCGGCGGCGACAGCGACCATGCCTGGGGCGAATTTTTGTGCCGCAAGGGCGTGGTAGACGAAACGGAATACCGCGCTGCCAATGACCGCTTCTATGAAGAGTACCTGCGCGGCGAGATGGATATCCACCAGTTTCTGAATTTTGCGCTGAATCCACTGGCTCAGCACTCACCGGAACAACTGGACAGATGGCACGCAGAATTCATGCATGAATGCATCGAGCCGATCATCCTGCCCAAAGCGGAAGCATTGCTGCAACAGCACCGAGAACAGGGCGACTTTCTGCTGATCATCACTGCAACCAACCGCTTCGTAACGGCACCCATTGCCCAACGGCTGGGTGTCGATGATCTGCTGGCCACCGATCCAGAGATGATCAACGGCCGCTTCACCGGTAAGGTCGCCGGTACGCCGTGCTTCCAGGGTGGCAAGGTGACACGCCTCCAGCAGTGGCTGAAACAGACCGGCCACAGCCTGAAAGACAGCTGGTTCTACAGCGACTCCAATAACGACCTGCCACTGCTGGAAGTAGTGGACAACCCGGTAGCTACCAACCCGGATGAACGCCTGCGCACAACGGCAGAGGCACGTGGCTGGCCGATCCTGCAGTTGATGGAGTGA
- a CDS encoding RNA pyrophosphohydrolase, with translation MIDTDGFRPNVGIILVNSQGQVLWARRIGQNAWQFPQGGIQSNETPEQAMYRELSEEIGLSPHDVEIMAVTRGWLRYRLPKRMIRRHSHPVCVGQKQKWFLLRMLSEDSAVRIDHTDSPEFDGWEWVSYWYPLGQVVSFKREVYRKAMKELSPRLARL, from the coding sequence GTGATTGATACAGATGGATTCAGGCCCAATGTCGGAATCATTCTGGTTAATTCGCAGGGTCAGGTTCTTTGGGCAAGACGCATCGGGCAGAACGCCTGGCAGTTCCCGCAGGGGGGCATACAGTCGAACGAAACGCCGGAGCAGGCAATGTATCGTGAGCTGAGCGAAGAGATCGGTTTGTCGCCCCATGATGTTGAAATCATGGCGGTGACGAGAGGCTGGCTGCGCTACCGTTTGCCCAAACGCATGATCAGGCGCCACTCACACCCTGTGTGTGTAGGCCAGAAGCAGAAATGGTTCCTGTTGCGGATGCTCAGTGAAGACAGTGCCGTGCGGATCGACCATACCGACTCTCCCGAGTTTGATGGCTGGGAGTGGGTCAGTTATTGGTACCCTCTGGGGCAGGTGGTGTCCTTCAAGCGCGAGGTGTATCGGAAAGCGATGAAGGAGTTGTCACCGCGGTTGGCACGTTTATAG
- the ptsP gene encoding phosphoenolpyruvate--protein phosphotransferase yields MLSVLRKIVQEVSTAPDLESVLDLIVRRIQRAMRTEVCSIFLLDSVQQRYVLRATQGLNQEAVGKVSLSMTEGIVGLVGQRAEPINLEDAFSHPAFHYLQSTGEERFHAFLGVPIIHHRSVLGVLVVQQHDLRRFDESEEAFLVTVSAQLAGVIAHAEATGSINSEQHPQAEAKAVHDRRFDGVAAASGVAIGTVVVATIDAELETVPDKTPHDVEQELHSLEMAMEAVRDDIRTAGRSLAQRLKSEEQALFDVYLRMLDDPALKTEIEAHIRAGNWVQGALREVILGHVKQFNAMEDAYLRERATDVRDLGRRILSYLQESAGPMEVDYPDDSILIADELSPAMLGMVPENKLVGLVSVTGSGNSHAAIMARSIGIPTVMGVVDLPFTRLEGRKVIVDGYSGRIYVNPSEQLLEAFREVMREERLVAAGLEGLRDLPAETTDGYRMPLWVNTGLVADVTRSLERGAEGIGLYRTEIPFMIRDFFPSEQEQLQSYRSQMEAFAPRPVTMRTLDIGGDKALPYFPIEEDNPFLGWRGIRVTLDHPEIFLVQVRAMLRASEGLNNLRIMLPMVTSVHEVEEAMRQIDRALAELQDEGYAVERPMVGVMVEVPAAVYQVRRFARIVDFISVGSNDLTQYLLAVDRNNPRVAGLYAPYHPAVLRALQYIARETRKEGKPVSICGEMAADPGGALLLMAMGYEVLSMNSNNLPRVKSAIRGVSLARAQSLLSQVLRMDDAEEIHRYLRRTLKHLGLGQLTRPRLPNQQEPAEDDPDCSGAD; encoded by the coding sequence ATGTTGAGTGTACTGCGCAAAATCGTACAGGAAGTCAGTACTGCCCCGGACCTGGAGTCTGTGCTGGACCTGATTGTGCGCCGTATTCAGCGTGCCATGCGGACGGAGGTGTGCTCTATTTTTTTGCTGGACTCAGTGCAGCAGCGCTATGTACTGCGAGCAACCCAGGGGCTGAATCAGGAAGCGGTCGGCAAGGTCAGCCTGTCCATGACAGAGGGTATCGTGGGGCTTGTGGGACAGCGAGCCGAGCCAATCAACCTGGAAGATGCCTTCAGTCACCCGGCGTTTCACTACCTCCAGTCAACCGGAGAAGAGCGCTTTCATGCCTTCCTGGGGGTGCCGATCATCCATCACCGCAGTGTGCTGGGGGTACTGGTCGTACAGCAGCATGATCTGCGCCGCTTTGATGAAAGTGAAGAGGCTTTTCTGGTAACGGTGTCGGCCCAGTTGGCGGGGGTTATCGCCCATGCAGAGGCGACCGGTTCAATCAACTCGGAGCAGCACCCCCAGGCCGAGGCGAAGGCGGTGCATGATCGTCGCTTCGATGGTGTGGCTGCCGCGTCGGGAGTGGCGATTGGAACTGTGGTCGTGGCAACCATCGACGCCGAGCTGGAAACCGTTCCAGACAAGACGCCACACGATGTCGAGCAGGAGCTGCACAGTCTGGAGATGGCGATGGAAGCGGTACGGGATGATATCCGCACCGCGGGACGCAGTTTGGCACAGCGGCTGAAGTCCGAAGAACAGGCGCTGTTTGACGTTTACCTGCGGATGCTGGATGACCCGGCGCTCAAGACTGAAATTGAGGCGCACATTCGTGCCGGCAACTGGGTTCAGGGCGCGCTGCGCGAAGTTATCCTTGGCCATGTGAAGCAGTTCAACGCCATGGAAGACGCCTACCTGCGTGAGCGAGCTACCGATGTGCGTGACCTTGGCCGGCGCATTCTCAGCTATCTGCAGGAAAGTGCAGGCCCGATGGAGGTGGATTATCCCGATGACAGTATCCTGATCGCAGATGAACTGTCACCGGCGATGCTGGGCATGGTGCCGGAGAACAAGCTGGTCGGGTTGGTATCGGTGACCGGCTCGGGCAATTCCCATGCAGCGATCATGGCACGCTCAATCGGCATACCCACCGTGATGGGGGTGGTCGACCTGCCCTTTACCCGCCTTGAGGGGCGCAAGGTGATAGTGGACGGTTACTCCGGTCGCATCTATGTGAACCCTTCGGAACAGTTGCTGGAAGCCTTCCGTGAAGTGATGCGTGAAGAGCGGTTGGTGGCAGCCGGGCTGGAAGGGCTCCGGGACCTGCCGGCTGAAACAACGGACGGTTATCGCATGCCGCTGTGGGTCAATACCGGGCTGGTGGCGGATGTGACCCGCTCACTGGAACGTGGTGCCGAAGGGATCGGTCTGTATCGTACTGAAATTCCCTTCATGATCCGTGACTTCTTCCCCAGCGAACAGGAGCAGCTGCAGAGTTATCGCAGTCAGATGGAAGCGTTTGCACCACGGCCCGTGACCATGCGAACACTGGATATCGGCGGCGACAAAGCGCTGCCCTACTTCCCGATCGAGGAAGACAACCCCTTCCTGGGCTGGCGCGGCATCCGAGTAACCCTGGACCACCCTGAAATATTTCTGGTACAGGTGCGTGCCATGTTGCGTGCCTCCGAGGGGCTCAACAATCTGCGCATCATGCTGCCGATGGTGACCAGTGTGCATGAGGTCGAAGAGGCGATGCGCCAGATTGACCGTGCACTGGCTGAGCTGCAGGACGAAGGTTACGCGGTTGAGCGTCCCATGGTCGGCGTGATGGTAGAGGTTCCGGCCGCGGTGTACCAGGTGCGCCGCTTTGCACGCATAGTCGATTTCATCTCAGTGGGGTCCAACGATTTGACCCAGTACCTGCTGGCGGTGGACCGCAACAACCCGCGCGTGGCCGGCTTGTATGCACCCTATCATCCCGCTGTATTGCGCGCGCTGCAGTACATTGCCCGTGAAACCCGCAAGGAGGGCAAGCCGGTTTCCATTTGTGGCGAGATGGCAGCTGACCCCGGCGGAGCTCTGCTGTTGATGGCGATGGGGTATGAAGTGCTGTCAATGAACTCCAACAACCTTCCACGGGTCAAGTCCGCCATTCGTGGTGTAAGCCTGGCTAGAGCGCAGTCACTGCTCAGTCAGGTGCTGCGCATGGATGATGCCGAAGAGATCCACCGGTATTTGCGTCGTACCCTCAAGCATCTCGGCCTGGGGCAGCTGACCCGGCCACGCCTTCCCAATCAACAGGAACCAGCAGAGGACGATCCAGACTGTAGCGGCGCAGACTGA
- a CDS encoding NRDE family protein gives MPTDETGGDVCLLTIAVNADPEWPLLLVANRDEFHARPTAPVAPWPDLPILGGRDLQAGGSWMALGNNNRFALVTNHRDARRQPPEDAPSRGTLVTEFILSQQSAQDFCQSLTAARAGFNLLLADGKGLWHYSNVNGLCQPVMPGIHALSNALLDTPWPKALRARAALARAMDNRELSETQLLRLLHDEHRPSDEALPDTGIRLERERLLSSCFIRSPDYGTRASTLLLQHRSGRMLFLEEGYDRDGRALSLRRYSLDRPLLVPVDWEGVAGSAAPGRDA, from the coding sequence TTGCCCACAGATGAAACCGGAGGGGATGTGTGTCTGCTCACTATTGCCGTTAATGCCGATCCGGAATGGCCGCTGCTGCTGGTTGCCAACCGTGATGAATTTCATGCGCGCCCCACCGCACCCGTCGCCCCCTGGCCAGACCTGCCCATTCTGGGCGGTCGGGATCTGCAGGCAGGCGGCAGCTGGATGGCACTGGGGAACAACAACCGCTTTGCACTGGTTACCAATCACCGCGATGCACGGCGCCAGCCACCCGAGGATGCCCCCAGCCGAGGGACGCTGGTTACGGAGTTCATTCTCTCTCAGCAATCGGCACAGGACTTTTGCCAAAGCCTTACAGCCGCACGTGCCGGCTTCAACCTGCTGCTGGCCGATGGCAAGGGACTTTGGCATTACAGCAACGTCAACGGTCTGTGTCAGCCGGTCATGCCCGGCATCCATGCATTAAGCAACGCGCTGTTGGATACACCCTGGCCGAAGGCACTGCGCGCCAGGGCAGCCCTGGCCCGCGCCATGGACAACCGTGAACTGAGCGAAACACAGCTGCTACGATTGCTGCACGATGAGCATCGCCCCAGTGATGAGGCGCTGCCGGATACCGGTATCCGGCTGGAACGGGAACGGCTGCTGTCATCCTGTTTCATCCGTTCGCCGGATTATGGTACCCGCGCCAGCACTCTTTTGCTGCAGCACCGCAGCGGCCGCATGCTGTTTTTGGAGGAGGGATACGACCGGGATGGCCGCGCACTCAGTCTGCGCCGCTACAGTCTGGATCGTCCTCTGCTGGTTCCTGTTGATTGGGAAGGCGTGGCCGGGTCAGCTGCCCCAGGCCGAGATGCTTGA
- a CDS encoding sulfite exporter TauE/SafE family protein, with translation MLTTLALYLLLGALAGVVAGLFGIGGGLLIVPVLIVTFELQGISAAVLTHMAVATSLATIVVTSISSVRAHHGRRAVRWELFRPLGAGILFGALLGVNTAVQLPGPVLQLTIGIFVLLVAIQMALNLKPSTGDAQPSKPELGVAGAGIGWASAIFGIGGGTLTVPYLNWRRIDMQQAVATSAACGLPIALMGAGTNIWLGWGEQQLPAWSLGYVYLPAFAGIVVASYLTAPIGARLAHSLPQAKLKKVFALFLLAVSLRFILGNLW, from the coding sequence ATGTTAACAACTTTGGCGCTCTATCTGTTGCTGGGTGCGCTGGCTGGTGTCGTTGCCGGCCTGTTTGGAATCGGTGGCGGTCTGCTGATCGTGCCGGTGCTGATCGTTACCTTTGAGCTGCAGGGAATATCCGCTGCTGTACTGACCCATATGGCGGTGGCAACCTCGCTGGCAACCATTGTAGTCACGTCGATCAGCTCTGTTCGGGCGCATCACGGGCGTAGGGCGGTGCGCTGGGAACTGTTCCGGCCACTGGGGGCGGGTATTCTGTTTGGTGCTCTGCTCGGCGTGAATACGGCAGTACAACTGCCCGGCCCGGTGTTGCAGCTGACCATCGGCATTTTTGTGCTGTTGGTAGCCATCCAGATGGCTCTGAATCTCAAGCCTTCTACAGGTGATGCGCAGCCATCAAAACCTGAGCTTGGGGTGGCAGGAGCAGGGATTGGCTGGGCGTCTGCGATTTTCGGTATCGGTGGCGGTACCCTGACGGTGCCTTATCTGAACTGGCGTCGGATCGATATGCAGCAGGCAGTTGCGACTTCAGCGGCCTGTGGTCTTCCAATCGCACTGATGGGGGCCGGCACCAATATCTGGCTCGGCTGGGGTGAACAACAGCTGCCAGCGTGGAGTCTGGGGTATGTTTACCTGCCGGCGTTTGCCGGTATTGTCGTGGCCAGCTATCTGACGGCGCCGATCGGTGCGCGGCTGGCACACAGTCTGCCGCAGGCGAAGCTGAAAAAGGTTTTTGCCCTGTTTTTGCTCGCGGTATCGCTGCGTTTTATTCTCGGTAATCTCTGGTGA
- the lgt gene encoding prolipoprotein diacylglyceryl transferase, with protein MWIHNINPLALELGPLQIHWYGLMYLIGFGGAWWLGNRRARQPGSGWTEQQVSDLVFWGAVGVIVGGRAGYVLFYNFDYFLQDPLWLFAVWEGGMSFHGGLLGVLAVAWLFARRQGKTFFEIGDFIAPLVPIGLGAGRLGNFIGGEVWGRPTDQSWGVIFPRAGDMLARHPSQLYQMLLEGVVLFVLLWWFSSRPRPRMAVSGLFLMAYGSFRFLVEFVREPDGHLGFIAFDWLTMGQLLSLPMLLLGGLLMLLAYRRKT; from the coding sequence ATGTGGATTCATAATATCAACCCGCTGGCGCTGGAGCTGGGCCCGCTGCAAATTCACTGGTATGGACTGATGTATCTGATCGGTTTTGGCGGTGCCTGGTGGCTGGGCAATAGGCGCGCCCGTCAACCAGGTTCAGGCTGGACCGAGCAGCAGGTGTCGGATCTGGTATTCTGGGGCGCGGTCGGCGTGATCGTCGGTGGGCGTGCAGGCTACGTCCTGTTCTACAATTTTGACTATTTTCTGCAGGACCCGCTCTGGCTGTTCGCCGTGTGGGAGGGGGGCATGTCTTTCCACGGGGGCTTGCTGGGCGTGCTCGCAGTGGCATGGCTGTTTGCCAGGCGACAAGGGAAAACCTTCTTCGAAATCGGGGATTTCATTGCGCCACTGGTGCCGATCGGGCTCGGTGCCGGCCGGTTGGGCAACTTTATCGGCGGGGAGGTCTGGGGACGGCCAACGGATCAGTCTTGGGGCGTCATCTTCCCCCGTGCCGGTGACATGCTGGCACGACACCCGTCACAGCTGTATCAGATGCTGTTGGAGGGTGTTGTCCTGTTTGTATTGCTGTGGTGGTTTTCATCCCGTCCTCGCCCACGCATGGCAGTGTCGGGCCTGTTTTTGATGGCGTATGGCAGTTTCCGCTTTCTGGTTGAATTTGTGCGTGAGCCGGACGGGCATCTCGGCTTTATCGCGTTTGACTGGCTGACCATGGGGCAGTTGTTGTCGCTGCCAATGCTGCTGCTGGGAGGGTTGCTGATGCTGCTGGCTTACCGCCGCAAAACATAG
- a CDS encoding thymidylate synthase codes for MQQYLDLMREIKEQGTDKGDRTGTGTRSLFGRQMRFDLSEGFPLLTTKKVHLKSVIYELLWFLSGSTDNTWLQQRGVSIWNEWALENGELGPVYGKQWRSWACPDGSSIDQIATVVEQIKRTPNSRRLIVSGWNPADLPDESLSPQENARHGKAALPPCHTLFQFYVANGRLSCQLYQRSADFFLGVPFNIASYALLTHMIAQQCDLEVGEFVHTFGDLHLYANHLSDPAIVDEQLSRTPKRLPQLQIKRRPADIFSYEYDDFEVIGYAPDPAIRAPIAV; via the coding sequence ATGCAGCAGTATCTGGATCTGATGCGTGAGATCAAGGAGCAGGGCACTGACAAGGGTGATCGCACCGGTACAGGTACACGTTCCCTGTTCGGGCGCCAGATGCGGTTTGATCTGAGTGAAGGTTTTCCACTGTTGACCACTAAAAAGGTGCACCTGAAGTCGGTGATCTACGAGTTGCTCTGGTTCCTCTCAGGCAGCACCGACAACACCTGGCTGCAGCAGCGCGGGGTTAGTATCTGGAATGAATGGGCGCTGGAAAACGGTGAGCTGGGGCCGGTCTACGGCAAGCAGTGGCGTTCATGGGCCTGTCCGGATGGGTCCAGTATCGACCAGATCGCCACTGTTGTTGAACAGATCAAGCGCACCCCCAACTCACGCCGCCTGATCGTCAGTGGCTGGAACCCGGCGGATCTGCCGGATGAGTCGCTCAGCCCGCAAGAGAATGCCCGGCACGGCAAGGCAGCCCTCCCTCCCTGCCATACTCTGTTCCAGTTTTATGTGGCAAACGGTCGGTTGAGTTGCCAGCTGTATCAGCGCAGTGCCGATTTCTTTCTGGGGGTGCCATTCAATATAGCCTCCTATGCGCTACTGACCCACATGATCGCACAGCAATGTGATCTTGAGGTGGGGGAGTTTGTGCATACCTTTGGCGATCTGCACCTGTATGCAAATCATCTGAGTGATCCGGCCATTGTGGACGAACAGTTGTCGCGTACGCCCAAGCGCTTGCCTCAGCTGCAGATAAAGCGCCGCCCGGCGGATATCTTCAGCTATGAATACGATGATTTCGAGGTGATCGGCTATGCGCCTGATCCTGCCATTCGAGCCCCTATCGCTGTCTGA
- a CDS encoding dihydrofolate reductase: protein MRLAMIAAQSQNRVIGNNNKLPWYLPEDLKYFKRVTLGKPIIMGRKTFESIGRPLPGRTNIVITRNPDWTHDGAGVRVVHSLQQAIELAESLALVNGFEESLVIGGAEIYALALPQADRLYLTQVHAEVQGDAHFPPLDPAQWQEMAREDFSAIEPNPYDYSFIVLDRAGGKTA, encoded by the coding sequence ATGCGTCTGGCGATGATTGCTGCCCAGTCTCAAAACCGAGTAATTGGTAATAACAATAAGCTGCCCTGGTATCTGCCGGAGGATCTGAAGTACTTCAAGCGGGTGACTTTGGGTAAGCCGATCATCATGGGGCGCAAAACCTTCGAGTCGATTGGTCGACCGCTGCCGGGACGCACCAACATCGTCATCACGCGCAATCCGGACTGGACTCATGATGGTGCAGGGGTCCGGGTTGTCCACAGTCTGCAACAGGCGATTGAACTGGCGGAGAGCCTGGCACTCGTCAATGGCTTTGAGGAGTCGCTGGTCATTGGTGGTGCCGAGATATATGCACTTGCCCTGCCGCAGGCTGATCGCCTTTATCTGACTCAGGTTCATGCCGAGGTGCAGGGTGATGCGCATTTTCCGCCGCTCGACCCCGCGCAGTGGCAAGAGATGGCTCGGGAAGACTTCAGTGCCATTGAGCCCAATCCTTATGATTACAGTTTTATCGTGCTGGATCGTGCTGGAGGCAAGACTGCATGA
- the birA gene encoding bifunctional biotin--[acetyl-CoA-carboxylase] ligase/biotin operon repressor BirA, producing MMLDNLLRVLADGAFHSGSELGRTLGISRSAVWKHMQRLQELGVEVYSVKGRGYRIPGGLDLLDEADLQQLLPQPVRDRLGQLVLTVETDSTNTRALDAMQAGLTAGLFASEYQHSGRGRRGRQWVSPLGSSLCFSLAWRFNSGAAALEGLSLAVGLALQQALAQEGLVNIGLKWPNDLLVNDAKLGGILIELSGDAAGECQVAIGIGLNVQLPEAMVEQLDQPCVDLTQLGYSGSKTQLLATVVSELIHMLERFETSGFAPLRSAWEEANAFRGREVALTSGPRRYEGVCLGVTDQGGLRLQTSAGQEVFHGGEMSVRLQ from the coding sequence ATGATGCTGGATAACCTGTTGCGGGTTCTGGCTGACGGCGCATTCCATTCCGGCAGTGAACTTGGTCGAACCCTGGGCATCAGTCGCAGTGCTGTCTGGAAGCACATGCAGCGGCTGCAGGAGCTGGGTGTTGAGGTGTATAGCGTGAAGGGGCGGGGATATCGCATTCCTGGAGGCCTGGATCTGCTGGATGAAGCTGATCTGCAGCAGCTGCTGCCGCAACCTGTGCGAGACCGGCTTGGGCAGTTGGTGCTGACGGTGGAAACGGATTCAACCAATACGCGTGCACTGGATGCCATGCAGGCGGGGCTCACGGCTGGGCTGTTCGCTTCCGAGTATCAGCACTCGGGACGGGGGCGGCGTGGGCGGCAATGGGTCAGCCCGCTGGGCTCAAGTCTTTGTTTCTCTCTGGCCTGGCGCTTTAACAGTGGTGCTGCCGCCCTTGAGGGGCTCAGTCTTGCTGTCGGGTTGGCACTGCAGCAGGCGTTGGCACAGGAGGGGCTAGTGAATATCGGTCTCAAGTGGCCCAATGATCTGCTGGTGAATGATGCCAAGTTGGGTGGAATTCTGATTGAACTCAGTGGCGATGCGGCGGGTGAATGTCAGGTGGCTATTGGTATAGGTCTCAATGTCCAATTGCCTGAAGCAATGGTTGAGCAGCTGGATCAACCCTGTGTGGACCTGACTCAGCTGGGATATTCCGGTTCAAAAACACAGCTGCTTGCGACTGTGGTGAGTGAGCTGATCCACATGCTGGAGCGCTTTGAAACCAGTGGCTTTGCGCCACTGCGTTCCGCCTGGGAGGAGGCCAACGCCTTTCGTGGGCGCGAGGTGGCACTGACCTCAGGGCCACGCCGGTATGAAGGGGTCTGTTTGGGGGTGACTGATCAAGGTGGGTTGCGGCTGCAAACGAGTGCCGGACAGGAAGTGTTCCACGGTGGCGAAATGAGCGTGCGACTGCAATGA
- a CDS encoding type III pantothenate kinase: protein MILEVDAGNTFIKWRYRQGNGAAAASGRWLTRDFSAASLADCPEVPQQVLAGSVAGVAFEQALSASVAAVWGVPVRFARTATAAAGVRNSYADPARMGVDRWLVMLAAWQRCGQACCIIDCGSAITIDLLGAEGEHLGGYILPGLRLMRQVLTGSTAGILVDRDIEVFSLEPGCDTSSAVAHGTNLMFSSLAQMLPRWLEQQQTGAPLLVTGGDGALFCELMGMGELVPDLVLDGLRWALE from the coding sequence ATGATACTTGAGGTCGATGCGGGTAATACGTTCATCAAGTGGCGCTACAGACAGGGGAATGGCGCTGCAGCGGCAAGCGGGCGCTGGCTGACGCGCGACTTCAGTGCTGCGAGTCTGGCTGACTGCCCTGAGGTGCCGCAACAGGTGCTGGCAGGCTCGGTTGCCGGTGTCGCTTTCGAGCAGGCGTTGTCTGCATCAGTTGCAGCGGTTTGGGGTGTGCCGGTGCGATTTGCGCGAACGGCTACAGCGGCTGCCGGTGTGCGTAACAGTTATGCTGATCCGGCCAGAATGGGGGTTGATCGCTGGTTGGTGATGTTGGCTGCCTGGCAGCGTTGCGGGCAGGCCTGCTGCATCATTGATTGTGGCAGTGCAATTACAATCGATCTGCTCGGTGCCGAAGGTGAACATCTCGGCGGCTATATACTACCGGGCCTGCGCTTGATGCGTCAGGTGTTGACCGGCTCTACGGCCGGCATACTGGTCGATCGTGACATCGAGGTGTTCAGTCTTGAACCGGGTTGTGATACCAGCAGTGCTGTGGCTCATGGAACAAATCTGATGTTCAGCTCGCTGGCACAAATGCTGCCGCGTTGGCTGGAACAGCAGCAGACAGGTGCGCCCTTGCTGGTGACCGGGGGTGATGGTGCTCTGTTTTGCGAACTTATGGGTATGGGAGAGCTTGTGCCTGATCTGGTCCTTGATGGACTGCGTTGGGCGCTGGAGTAA
- the tuf gene encoding elongation factor Tu produces MAKQSFERNKPHVNVGTIGHVDHGKTTLTAALTRVCAEVWGGAAVAFDGIDNAPEERERGITISTSHVEYESPTRHYAHVDCPGHADYVKNMITGAAQMDGAILVCSAADGPMPQTREHILLSRQVGVPYIVVFLNKADMVDDEELLELVEMEVRELLDQYDFPGDDTPIVVGSALMALNGEDDNGFGTSAVKKLVETLDEYIPEPERAIDLPFLMPIEDVFSISGRGTVVTGRIERGILNVGDEVEIVGIRDTTKTTCTGVEMFRKLLDQGRAGENVGALLRGTKRDDVERGQVLCKPGSIKPHTQFEGEVYVLSKEEGGRHTPFFKGYRPQFYFRTTDITGACELPEGVEMVMPGDNVQMSVTLINPIAMEEGLRFAIREGGRTVGAGVVAKIIE; encoded by the coding sequence ATGGCTAAGCAATCATTTGAACGTAACAAGCCGCACGTTAACGTAGGTACTATCGGCCACGTTGACCACGGCAAAACGACACTGACCGCTGCACTGACTCGCGTCTGTGCAGAAGTATGGGGCGGCGCAGCCGTTGCCTTCGACGGTATCGACAACGCACCGGAAGAGCGTGAGCGTGGTATCACCATCTCTACTTCACACGTAGAGTACGAATCACCGACTCGCCACTACGCGCACGTAGACTGCCCGGGACACGCTGACTACGTTAAGAACATGATCACCGGTGCTGCCCAGATGGACGGCGCGATCCTGGTATGTTCTGCTGCTGACGGCCCCATGCCGCAGACCCGTGAGCACATCCTGCTGTCACGTCAGGTAGGCGTACCTTACATCGTTGTGTTCCTGAACAAAGCGGACATGGTAGACGATGAAGAGCTGCTGGAACTGGTAGAGATGGAAGTTCGCGAACTTCTGGATCAGTACGACTTCCCGGGCGACGACACTCCGATCGTTGTAGGTTCTGCGCTGATGGCGCTGAACGGTGAAGACGACAACGGCTTCGGCACCTCTGCCGTTAAGAAGCTGGTTGAGACTCTGGATGAGTACATTCCTGAGCCTGAGCGTGCAATTGACCTGCCGTTCCTGATGCCGATCGAGGACGTATTCTCCATCTCCGGTCGTGGTACCGTAGTAACCGGTCGTATCGAACGTGGCATCCTGAACGTGGGTGACGAAGTGGAAATCGTGGGTATCCGCGACACCACCAAGACCACCTGTACTGGCGTTGAGATGTTCCGCAAGCTGCTGGACCAGGGTCGTGCCGGTGAGAACGTTGGTGCGCTGCTGCGTGGTACCAAGCGTGACGACGTTGAACGTGGTCAGGTACTGTGCAAGCCGGGCTCAATCAAGCCGCATACTCAGTTCGAAGGCGAAGTGTACGTACTGAGCAAAGAAGAAGGCGGTCGTCATACTCCGTTCTTCAAGGGCTATCGTCCGCAGTTCTACTTCCGTACTACTGACATCACTGGCGCGTGTGAACTGCCGGAAGGTGTTGAAATGGTAATGCCGGGTGACAACGTTCAGATGTCCGTTACCCTGATCAACCCGATCGCGATGGAAGAAGGCCTGCGCTTCGCTATCCGTGAAGGTGGTCGTACCGTTGGCGCAGGCGTGGTAGCCAAAATTATCGAATAA